The window ACATTTTGATGTTGGGATCAGCGTTGGGTGGAGGATTCCTCTGCAGCTCGATCCTGGCTCCAGACTGCTGACTGATGCCTTTGATCGTCTCTCCACCTATAGAGTTCAGAAACGACGGTTAACCACAACAACACCTTGTGTAATGGATATATTCACATGTTAGGCATATGAATCCTGAAACCACCATATTTTTCAGTCTCATGACCATTAACTAGTTTTCAAAAGTCAAATGCAAGCACGTTTCAATATGCAGTTTAGGCTTCTCCAGCTCTGGAGTTCATGCAATCTGCATTGACGGGTCACTTGCCTTTTCCAATAATGAGGCCGGTCTTCATGGTTGGGACAGTGAAGGTAAACTCCTGCAGGCCACCAGGGGGCCCCATGTTCCAGTTCCCCTGCCCGCGACCACGACCTCTGCCACCACCATGTCCTGGAGGCCCGCCAGCTTGGACGCTCcgcagcagatcagaaatgatCTCTGCGGCGTGCTGCGCTTGGTCGGGCGGACCCATGATCTGGGCTATCCTTTCTGGTGTGCTGCCGTCGTCTTTAAAAGGAGAGAACATGGCGGTTAGAGACTTGAGACATTTACGTTGCTGGATTCAACTGAACTTTTTCGGAAAAGTACAATGGGTTGTGCTAAGGTCTCAGATAATTTAGGGTTGGTGTTATCCATCAGCTTCTCAGCGTGGTGCATGAGTTTTCATCACTGACCAGACACGTTTCAACGTCGACGAAATGACTTCTCACCTGGTTTAAACTGAATCCTGACGCCTGTGTCGTTCTGTATTTTCTTGATCATTTCTCCGTTTCTGCCAATGACGATTCCCACTGCAAACCGGGGTACAGGAACCTAAATGACAGCAGAATAAAGGCAAATGTTAAGTTACTGAATAAACCCCTCATCTCTGAACTGAGAAATCTGACAATTGATGACTTAACACTCACATCTAAgctgtctcctcctccccctccttgtCCCCCATTGCCGccacctccgcctcctcctcctcctccaactcgAGAACCATACTCGCCCCTCTGCTCCCTGAAGCCTTGATCTCtgatcagctccatcaccattTCTTTGGCTTGCTGAGGAGGAAAGGGAAATGTATGTAAATACAGCACCCCTCGGCTGGTTTCCAAGGAGAGTTCAAGGAATCAGGTAGATCATACCTTAAAGATATTTATAGATCTGTGATTTTTGAAGAACAAAACTCCAACAAGCAAAGACCCACCTGAACTTTAAAAGGCTCTCCTGAAATGCGGAGTGGCTTGTCAGCGCCTGTGTTTTGGGGTCCATCTTGAATCATGACCATCTTCACGCCAGCTCTTTCCTGCCATAATAGAATCAGTTAGTCTTTGTAAACTGTGCCACCATTTTCACGACCACTCAAATACTGAACAGCTCACTGACTGAAGACTCACTTGAAGGCTTTTGATGGTTTCTCCGCCCTTTCCAATGACTAGTCCGGCTTTAGAGGCAGGGACCATAATCTCCTGGACAGTCATTCCCGGACCGTCGTTGTGGTTGAATGCTGGCGCTGGACGTCCTTTATCAACGATCTCCGTTAGAAGCCTTTTTGCCGCCCTAAAGAGGGAAAAATTACTATCATACACAGAACAATATTCCTGACATGGAtccaatgtactttttaaaataaactaagGCTGGAAGGGGACTGTTGGGTGGAAAGTTTTAACTTACTGAATGGATTCTGGTCCTCCCGTTAATGTCACTGACCTATCTGGCATTCCACCACTGTCTACAACACaggagaaataaatgaaaacatacCCACAATAAACCAAACCTATTGATTTCCTTGAATTGCAGAGATCCACAACATCAACACTGAACTTACCAGGAGCAATCTGTATTTTACAGCCCGACTCCTGCTGCAGACGTGATATTTGTTCGCCTCCTCTTCCAATAACTAAAAGAAAATGCGGCATTTCATTCCGATATCAACCACACCAGGAGGCTTTTGCAAtttagtattgttttttttaactacttACTGAATCCCACCATTCCATCTGGAACCTTGAATTCCTCAGATATTGACCTGGAAATGACAGAACAATGTTAGCTTTGTAATTAATGACCATGTGTGGCATGCTATTAATATGTAACTCAAGTATCTACCTTGGTGGTCCACCCATTCCTCCCATTGCTGAGAAGGCTGCAAAATGAGAATTTACAGTACATTAGgagaacaaatacacaacatttAAGTTCAGCACATGCAACAGACAATTCATGCTAATTTTTGGGCCAATTACTTGGTTTGGGAATCATCACAACAGCCACATACATAACTAACTACAGCTACGTCATCAGGTCACTTACCGTCGTTTGTAGCCACTTTCTTCGTCTCTGGTTGGTCTGTGACAACATGACATAATAACCAGTATAAGTATCTATCGTTATACCGATGATTACATTACTACTTATTTTTCAGTTTGAAAACAGCTTTCTGCCTGAAATGTAAATGGTTTTAGCAAACAGAGACCTGCATTGCCACCATACATACAGAGCTGGAATATACCCTAAATTGCCTATAGACTGTGTTTAGTCTCTGTTGAAACTGTTTACCTGCCTCATGATCTATATATATTGTGGTGCTGTGAAATAATATTAAGTTTCACTTTACAACAGTTATGCCCCGTGAATTTAGAATTTCTTGCAagatttttatattaaataggACTTATTTGTTTGAaactttgaatgttttttgtcatgaaaaaatatataaatttgcaaaaacaaacaaaccaataatGCCTCCACCTTAGAAAGTATAACGATAATCAGTTAacataatatatacaatataactAAATATTTCATAGCTAGGCATTGATATGAAACCACTGTATGGACAGAGTGAAACACACAATATCATACTGCATTGGCCTacactttaaaacattaaaaacgaTAACTGCACACGTGGTTAGGGAGTAATTGACTGGATGTTAGACTACATTAATTCAATCAATATACAAAAATAGAAGGAAAAAAGTACAATTAATAAACACTTCTAGGCGAATACCATTTAGTAGGtgctacaaacacacaggcaagCATCAACTATCAAGACTTGCATTGAATCGATTCGAGCCACTGACCGATATTCAGGTTAGGCATGGGAAAATACCCACCAGCGTCCTCCAGGGGCCTTTTCTGACCCCCGTAGCCAAATTCGTTAGTTGGGGGtgccgcaacgccatctccccCAATCTTCGCTGCAATCTTAGacggaaagggaaaaaaaaagaaaaattaggAACGACGTGTCCTTTTTAGCCGTTGGTGTCTGGCGCCTGCGGCCTGCAACCCTCGACTTCTGTCCGGAAGTCTGAGCCAACAAAGGAAAGTCAATACTTCCACTTAAACCGCCACTTAAATGTCGAGGTTGTTACACAGAATATGTCAGTTGTGTTTTGCAATAGCTGATAGCATTGCATTATTAAACGAGTCCAATTATTTAAGGCCGATTTTCTAATATATGCGTTCTGCCCTGTGGCGTAACGTCAGCTAATcgccgttagcttagcataagccGCCTCGTTGTCGAATCGAACGGCTGAAAATGCACCATAACTCGCCCATACGCGCGCCACCTCGACATTATTTTTGCACCAGGGTGAATTTATTGTTCTTCTTACCTGTCGAGCTCTCTGAAGAGCGTCTTTAAAAGCGTCGTTCATTCCGGCACCGTTGTTAGAGGACGGGGGAGCCACGCTGCTGTAGTCAGCCATATCTGgtgctcttctcctccttcggcGCCACAAGATGGCCGTTTACATCCACGGGAAGTGAGCCGGAAACCTCGCAGTTAAACGTCCTCTCGCGATAACGACAGTTGTTGTGTACTCGATTGTTTTGGTCTCGATTGTGACCATTTCTTGTTGTAAAGGAAGATGCACGGCCACGGttatgaaataacattttaatgtaaTGCTCACATTTCACCACATTTGCACAACCTCACACTTTGTTACAGTACAATTGTGATCTTGGTCCGTGGCTATACATTCAGCtggcttttaaaagaaaaaatgcaaacCAAAACTTAAGATTAAGTCGGATGACAATTGCATATCTTCAGTAACTTTTCCATGATTCCAGTTATTTTATTGCCTGTAGTTACCATTAATACAAGTTCACAGTTTTCGATGAGACTTAAATTGAGGTAAGCAGATTTTCAAATTGTCTAGTTAGAGTGTAGTTTATCAGAGCGCATGGAATAGCCCTGACAAAGCTGGCTCCCATTCCATTATAAAATCCTCTAATGCCACGTCTTTCATATATTCCTACCAGTCCGCCTAGCACACCCGAAGCTGGACGTGAATCTGAGCTGAAAGCTGCAAAACAAGACAAATGTCCATGAGTAAAACAGGTCAAATTGCTTCAAATTATCTCaaaatgtggggaaaaaaatgtttacccTGTGCTTGCTGCTGAGTCCTGATAACTGCCAATGGATAACTGATAATTTGCCCTGAAGCAAAGGCGACAAAACTGAAGAAGAACAGTTTGGAGTCACTGTTGTAGGCTGGATCACGCTGTGCCCAGTTTATGATCGACTGCAACCAGAAGCAAAAAAGTTAAATACATCTTTCAGACAAACTTGAGTTGTATCTTTTGGGGGTGGGGTGTTCTTCCGTCTGACCTGATGAACTGCGCACTCCACGCCTGCGTAGGGGATCATACAGAGGACGCTTGGCTTGAATCCTCTGTAAAAGCTAGACAGTGACTCGTGTCTGTAAATAGATCGAGCACAGGCCCAAACGCCATGGTAGGTGACAGCTTGCTGCAGATTCAACCTCACCTTCAGCACCTGTAGAGGATATAAAAGGGCCGATATTCCTAGAATAAACCTCCATCAACACACGCTAATGAACAATGCTACATTAAAGAAAATTCATTTTTCAGGCACAATAGTCCAACTTTCCACCATCTGGGTGATCAcagttacagtaaaaaaaaaacaaagattaatCTTTTACTCAGGTTTCTTCACAATGAAATTAAGACACAAAGCTTTCTGATTTAATGGGGTCAAATGTTGCCATCTAGATTGTGATGAATTCACCAAGCATGCTAATCAATGAATAACACAGACGTCTATCTAGTGACCATTTTACAACCTCATATGTAACTACGGACAATGGGACACACCCAAACTCGGATTCTTACATGACAATTGAGTTGCCAAGAAGCATGATGACCCATTTCGCTTGTAAGAAAGAGAACTTTTCATATGTTGATTGAGGTTAAACAGCAGGCAGGGCGCCGGCTTCTGCTCAGAGTGAAGCATCTCTTGGCCTCAGTATTGCATTTGGTCAAATGCGGCAACGGGTACGGAGATTTGTTATAAAAATCTGGggctttatgtttttttaaagcaaagtaGTGGAAGTTGTTTTACGGATATTAGAAGGAGAGGGTTTCTCAACTAAATACTGCAGTTTCTCATTATCAGAGTTTGTGATCGGAACAACTGGGAGTGTAAATCTTAAATTCATTATTATgttacaactttttaaaaaacttttttattatgcatttcatgacatttttccaACACGATAGTGGTggcaactttttaaaaaatcttttcaagcataatattacatattatttcatataaaataatataatattattatatcatGATTATCTGTAAAGTAAATACAGGtgtcaataaaatgtattggtgcaaaaaatcaaatatttgtaGTGAAGAGGAAATATAAAGTAGAATTGTAAAATGGAAATACTAAAGAACAAGTAGTGAAAAAAATGTAGAAGTAATTTACCATTTCCATTATGTTAagatattttatgaatataccTGGATCCAGGGAACGCtgacatttaacattgtatTTCATCTTTAACCATCAAGCCACTGATCCGGTACCTCTAAAGGATAGAACGCAGCGTGAGCGGCAGCACCGGAGACGCAACCCAGGCCGAAACGCTGCTGCACAGTCAGAGTCTCCTGAGCGCTGTTCTGGGTGCACACCTTCATCTGGACAAGGCGGAGAAGCTCTGAGTGAGCTCTTCAATTGGAAACAAGATACCGGTGCGTTCATCATTTAGACTGGAGCGTTTTTCTCCGTCTGTATGTCTCACCTGGGCGTAGATCAGACACTGCAGCGTCGATTGTGGCGTTCCCTTCAGCACGTTGACGGCGTTGCCTTGCCACATGGACCGCAGGCCACCCGCCCGTATTTCCTGAAAGCCTTGGGAGAAGGCTTTGGATCCATGAACCTAGAGCACACAGGAAACGCTTTCATGCTGGAACAGATGCTCCAAAAGTAAGAAGGTATCAGGTTTTTATCTCTAACTTAAAGCCCAACTCAACCCACAGTAATAACTGTGATCCTTCTGTAAAACCTCTTTGGTCAACTTCGGAGAAACATCACTAGATTTTAGGGCTTTTTCTACTTTAAAGAAACTATCAAAAAAAGCACTaaccacattttctttcttatatTTTTTCTCCACATGCATTCAAATGAATGCTTCTCCACTATCAGGAAACGGCTAATTATGTAAATCAAAGTAGGCTAGCTGATAGAAGGCTACTTCTATTCACAGACACATACATATTTCTGGTCTGAAACTGTAACATTGAAACTATGTTTCTTTGATGGGATGTCACAGcataaataaatagtaataaaCGTATTTGTGGTGGGACTGTCCCACGAACGGATGATTCAAGTGAACAGCATGTATGCAGGGAGATGTTCCTGAGTGTACTTGAAATGCGTATCAAGTTGTTCTAATTCACTGTGTTTTGAATATCATACATCATTTTGGGGGGCTCAGACCTTTAGATGAAATCTGACCTGCAGCTGGGTCTTGAGGCGGTCGATGGGCGCCGTCACAGTTCGGGATACAGCATCGGCCAGACCCGCAGCAAGAACAAACGTCCTCCATGCACCCAAACCAGAGGCCTCCTCTGGGAACTCGATGGGCATCGCACGACTTTCACCCACATCGAAAACCTACAATTGCATTCATCACCCTTTAATCATTCTGTCGCTGCTCGTGTTTGAGTGGATGTGTCACAGCATCACCAGAAGTAACATATTGGCGAGGCCGCCAGCAGAGCCCACCAGACtgtgtttccatgacgacaCCAGCTCCCCGATGCTGTCCACGGGGTTCAGGATGACATAGTGCAGGAACTCAGCCCAGTCCACCGTCATCGAACTGTCCTTATCCATCCTGGTGGATAAACACTTTGTTTTCATCACATACTGTAACGAAAGAAGCCGCGTGACAATGTGCTAGTACcgctttagaaaaaaaagcataataatTCAGGTTTAAACGCCTTCTGGAAGTGTCTCTTTTCAACAGTGATGAGTAACTGATTTTATGACAGTTGTGAGAGGAGTAATCAGCTAAGACCCAATCCATCTATTCTTTTGCAACTGCAGGCTTGATGGCATGTTCAAACTTATAGTTTATGAGGTGTATATCAATTCAGGGAACGTGATAAGATCAATAACCAGACATAGAGTAAACTGGGATGGCATATCAACCCATAAAAACCTGTTAAGAAAGAATCAATCTGCTCTGAACTCATTTAAGCCCAAGactgtttttatatttgacaTACAGTAAATTAATTTAGCTTTAAATACAATGATGAATCCATGAGGTAGTGGGCAAAAGAGGCttacatttgaataattgttggaatgcattaacgatgcattccaagtattgttcttcgaatctttatttcaacttcttctatttcttccgcggcacctttcaactccttcacactttcagctattaaaaccgttcaaatattaaaatgttcagctcctttctggcttgagggctatgacttttcagctttctacctcttatgcttgaatttatataaatcaataatcattaatattttaacatggttttcaaatggagtttgctttcaaatcctcctaaacttcttcaactttcagatttttcagcttcgcgaatctttcagctacagacaccatttcaactctcaa is drawn from Gasterosteus aculeatus chromosome 3, fGasAcu3.hap1.1, whole genome shotgun sequence and contains these coding sequences:
- the fubp1 gene encoding far upstream element-binding protein 1 isoform X16: MADYSSVAPPSSNNGAGMNDAFKDALQRARQIAAKIGGDGVAAPPTNEFGYGGQKRPLEDAAFSAMGGMGGPPRSISEEFKVPDGMVGFIIGRGGEQISRLQQESGCKIQIAPDSGGMPDRSVTLTGGPESIQAAKRLLTEIVDKGRPAPAFNHNDGPGMTVQEIMVPASKAGLVIGKGGETIKSLQERAGVKMVMIQDGPQNTGADKPLRISGEPFKVQQAKEMVMELIRDQGFREQRGEYGSRVGGGGGGGGGGNGGQGGGGGDSLDVPVPRFAVGIVIGRNGEMIKKIQNDTGVRIQFKPDDGSTPERIAQIMGPPDQAQHAAEIISDLLRSVQAGGPPGHGGGRGRGRGQGNWNMGPPGGLQEFTFTVPTMKTGLIIGKGGETIKGISQQSGARIELQRNPPPNADPNIKMFTVRGSPQQIDYARQLVEEKIGGPVTPMGGPHGGPGPHGGPGPHGPPGPPGPPGAPMGPYNPGPYNQGPPGPHGPPAPYQPQGWGNGYPHWQQGQPDPNKAAADANAAAWAAYYAQYSQQPQAPMTPTSGAPGTTQTNGQGQQSQQPQDYTKAWEEYYKKQGQAAPQATAAAAAAATQPGGQPDYSAAWAEYYRQQAAYYGTANPQAMGAAPQAPQGQ